The proteins below come from a single Prochlorococcus marinus str. MIT 9215 genomic window:
- a CDS encoding RpoD/SigA family RNA polymerase sigma factor, with protein sequence MSSETIIENKLASIATLKSSNDVDLVRSYLRDIGRVPLLSHEQEITLGRQVQEYMEVERAELEFIELTGDKPSIDELSTKLNLSTSIIKKRLRAGQRAKERMVAANLRLVVSVAKKYTKRNMELLDLIQEGTIGLVRGVEKFDPARGYKFSTYAYWWIRQGITRAIAEKSRAIRLPIHITEMLNKLKKGQRELSQEMSRTPTVSELAKYVELPEDDVKDLMCKAGQPVSLETKVGDGEDTVLLDLLAGGEDLPDEQIEMDCMRGDLHSLLHQLPDLQCRVLRMRYGMDGDEPMSLTGIGRVLGISRDRVRNLERDGLRGLRRLSDNVEAYFVS encoded by the coding sequence ATGTCATCTGAAACAATAATTGAAAATAAACTAGCGTCAATTGCAACTCTAAAATCTAGTAATGATGTTGATCTTGTTCGATCATACTTGAGGGATATAGGAAGAGTTCCATTACTATCGCATGAACAAGAAATTACTCTAGGTCGACAAGTTCAAGAGTATATGGAAGTTGAAAGAGCAGAATTAGAATTTATTGAATTAACAGGAGATAAGCCTAGTATTGATGAATTATCGACTAAATTAAATCTATCCACCTCCATAATAAAAAAAAGATTAAGAGCCGGACAGAGAGCTAAAGAAAGGATGGTCGCAGCTAATTTAAGATTGGTAGTAAGCGTTGCAAAAAAATATACGAAAAGAAATATGGAACTTTTAGATTTAATTCAGGAGGGAACTATAGGACTGGTAAGAGGAGTTGAAAAATTTGATCCAGCAAGAGGTTATAAGTTTTCAACATATGCATACTGGTGGATTAGGCAAGGTATTACAAGAGCAATAGCTGAAAAAAGTCGAGCGATAAGACTTCCAATTCATATAACTGAAATGTTGAATAAGTTAAAAAAAGGTCAAAGAGAGCTTAGTCAAGAAATGTCTAGAACTCCAACTGTAAGTGAACTTGCTAAATACGTAGAGCTACCCGAAGATGACGTTAAGGATTTAATGTGTAAAGCTGGTCAGCCAGTCAGTCTTGAAACTAAAGTTGGAGATGGTGAAGATACTGTTTTATTAGATTTACTTGCAGGTGGTGAGGATTTACCAGATGAACAAATAGAAATGGATTGTATGAGAGGTGATCTACATTCTCTTTTACATCAATTGCCTGATCTGCAGTGTCGAGTTTTAAGAATGAGATACGGAATGGATGGTGATGAGCCAATGTCTCTCACAGGCATTGGAAGGGTACTAGGGATAAGTAGAGATCGAGTAAGAAACTTAGAGAGAGATGGACTAAGAGGTTTGAGAAGACTTAGTGATAATGTAGAAGCTTACTTTGTTTCTTGA
- the ahcY gene encoding adenosylhomocysteinase, translating to MVISNSIKTSVPHFVISDISLSDFGRKEIKIAETEMPGLMALRDKYQSEKPLKGAKIAGSLHMTIQTAVLIETLVDLGAQVKWASCNIFSTQDHAAAAIADRGIPVFAKKGETLDEYWQYTHYILDWGSDSPNMILDDGGDATGLLILGSKAEKDLSVLDNPSNEEETALFSSIKSKLQVDGSFYSRIKSNIIGVTEETTTGVARLYQLQKQKSLPFPAINVNDSVTKSKFDNLYGCRESLVDSIKRATDVMIAGKVALVIGFGDVGKGSAQSLRGLGAIVKVAEVDPICALQAAMEGYSVVRLEDVVEDIDIFVTATGNYQVITKENLVKMKNEAIVCNIGHFDNEIDVASLKNYPWENIKPQVDHITLPSGNKIILLAEGRLVNLGCATGHPSFVMSNSFTNQVLAQIELFNKSEQYAKEVYVLPKHLDEMVARLHLDKIGAKLTKLTKEQADYINVSVEGPYKSELYRY from the coding sequence ATGGTTATCTCGAATTCAATTAAAACATCCGTTCCTCATTTCGTAATTTCAGATATTTCACTATCAGATTTTGGGCGAAAAGAAATTAAAATCGCCGAAACAGAGATGCCAGGATTAATGGCACTTAGAGATAAATATCAATCTGAAAAGCCGCTTAAAGGTGCAAAAATAGCTGGCAGTCTACATATGACTATTCAGACAGCAGTATTAATAGAAACTCTTGTTGATCTTGGTGCACAAGTTAAATGGGCTTCATGCAATATTTTTTCAACTCAAGATCATGCGGCTGCAGCCATTGCTGATCGAGGAATACCGGTATTTGCAAAAAAAGGTGAGACTCTTGATGAATATTGGCAATATACCCATTACATACTTGATTGGGGTTCAGATTCTCCAAATATGATTCTTGATGACGGAGGGGATGCAACTGGCTTATTGATACTTGGTAGTAAAGCAGAAAAAGATTTGTCTGTTTTAGATAATCCTAGTAATGAAGAAGAAACTGCTCTTTTTAGCTCTATCAAGTCTAAGTTGCAAGTTGATGGCAGCTTTTATTCAAGAATCAAAAGTAATATTATTGGTGTTACTGAAGAAACCACTACTGGTGTTGCGAGACTTTATCAGCTTCAAAAGCAAAAATCTTTACCTTTTCCAGCTATAAACGTTAATGATTCAGTAACAAAAAGCAAATTTGATAATTTATATGGCTGCCGAGAATCTTTAGTTGATAGTATTAAGCGTGCAACTGATGTCATGATTGCTGGTAAAGTTGCATTGGTAATTGGTTTTGGAGATGTAGGTAAAGGCTCGGCACAGTCATTAAGAGGGCTTGGAGCAATTGTAAAAGTTGCAGAAGTTGATCCAATTTGCGCCCTTCAAGCAGCTATGGAAGGCTATAGTGTCGTCAGGTTAGAAGATGTTGTTGAAGATATAGATATATTTGTTACGGCCACTGGAAACTATCAGGTAATAACAAAAGAAAATCTTGTGAAGATGAAGAATGAGGCCATAGTTTGCAATATTGGCCATTTCGATAATGAAATTGATGTGGCTTCATTGAAAAATTATCCATGGGAAAATATTAAGCCGCAGGTTGATCATATAACTTTACCGAGTGGAAACAAAATTATTCTTTTAGCTGAAGGTAGATTAGTCAACCTAGGATGTGCAACTGGACATCCAAGTTTTGTTATGAGTAATTCTTTTACTAATCAAGTATTAGCTCAAATTGAACTATTCAATAAGTCAGAGCAATATGCTAAAGAAGTCTATGTTCTACCAAAACACCTTGATGAAATGGTGGCTAGATTACATTTAGATAAAATAGGGGCAAAATTAACAAAATTAACAAAAGAACAGGCTGACTATATTAATGTTTCAGTCGAGGGGCCATATAAATCAGAACTCTATAGATACTAA
- a CDS encoding single-stranded DNA-binding protein — MEINTINLVGRAGREPDVRYFESGSIVANFTLAVNRRSRDEEPDWFNLEIWGKQAQIAADYVKKGSLIGITGSFKIDSWKDKNTGEDRYKPVVRVDRLNLLSSRKESENNQYSNNSSSSEIPF; from the coding sequence ATGGAAATTAACACTATTAACCTAGTTGGCAGAGCCGGTAGAGAACCTGACGTCAGATATTTTGAATCTGGAAGTATCGTGGCTAATTTCACTCTTGCAGTGAACAGAAGAAGTAGAGATGAGGAACCTGACTGGTTTAATTTAGAAATATGGGGCAAACAAGCTCAAATAGCAGCAGATTACGTTAAAAAAGGATCGCTGATTGGAATCACAGGAAGCTTTAAAATTGATAGCTGGAAAGATAAAAATACTGGGGAAGATAGATACAAACCAGTTGTTAGGGTAGACAGGTTAAACTTACTAAGTTCTCGAAAAGAGTCTGAAAATAACCAATATTCTAACAATAGTAGTTCAAGTGAAATTCCCTTCTAA
- the lysS gene encoding lysine--tRNA ligase, producing the protein MSEIKEARLQKARSLVSKGFASYAQSFKVSNTTSFLLQEFDYLENGQEADFSVSVAGRVLAKRVMGKIAFFTISDQEGQIQLYLDKRIINLNLEKQKLLSFEDIKEIVDIGDWIGVYGTIKKTNKGELSIKVEKWEMLSKSLQPLPDKWHGLTDIEKRYRQRYLDLIVNPHSKNVFKTRAKCISFIRKWLDNRNFLEIETPILQSEAGGAEARPFITHHNTLDIPLYLRIATELHLKRMVVGGFEKVYEMGRIFRNEGISTRHNPEFTSVEIYEAYSDYFDMMNLTEELIKDVVADSCGSLIINYQNKEIDFSKPWLRISMKDIVKKYTGIDFDSFSGDFLAAKQAVKNINVDLSNKVNTMGRLLNEVFEQKVESKLIEPTFVIDYPVEISPLARPHFDNKEIVQRFELFIVGRELANAFSELIDPVDQRERMQLQQSLRDEGDLEAHCIDEDFLNALEIGMPPTGGLGIGIDRLIMLITNSASIRDVIPFPLLKPEITSKKSEKLPLNEVK; encoded by the coding sequence TTGTCTGAAATAAAAGAAGCACGCTTACAAAAAGCTAGGTCACTCGTAAGTAAAGGATTCGCTTCTTACGCACAGAGTTTTAAGGTATCAAATACTACCAGTTTCCTTCTTCAAGAATTTGATTATTTAGAAAATGGTCAAGAGGCAGACTTCAGTGTCTCTGTTGCTGGTAGAGTCTTGGCAAAAAGGGTAATGGGTAAAATTGCCTTTTTCACAATAAGCGATCAAGAAGGTCAGATTCAGCTTTATCTAGATAAAAGGATTATTAATTTAAATTTAGAAAAACAAAAATTACTTTCTTTTGAAGATATCAAGGAAATAGTAGATATTGGTGATTGGATAGGTGTATACGGAACTATTAAAAAAACTAACAAAGGTGAGCTTTCAATTAAAGTAGAAAAATGGGAAATGTTATCCAAATCATTACAACCTTTACCAGATAAGTGGCATGGATTGACAGATATTGAAAAAAGATATAGACAACGTTATCTAGATTTAATAGTAAATCCTCACTCTAAAAATGTATTTAAAACAAGAGCAAAATGTATAAGTTTTATAAGAAAATGGCTAGATAATAGAAATTTTTTAGAGATAGAGACTCCAATTCTGCAATCTGAGGCTGGCGGTGCTGAAGCAAGACCATTTATAACTCATCACAATACATTAGATATTCCGCTCTATCTAAGAATAGCTACAGAATTACATTTAAAAAGAATGGTTGTTGGAGGGTTTGAAAAAGTATATGAAATGGGAAGAATCTTCCGTAATGAGGGGATAAGTACAAGACATAATCCGGAATTCACTTCAGTTGAAATTTATGAAGCTTATTCTGATTATTTCGATATGATGAATTTAACTGAAGAATTGATTAAAGATGTCGTAGCTGATTCGTGTGGGTCTTTAATTATAAATTATCAAAATAAAGAAATTGATTTTTCTAAACCTTGGTTAAGAATTTCAATGAAAGATATTGTCAAAAAATATACAGGTATTGATTTTGATTCTTTCAGTGGAGACTTTCTAGCAGCAAAACAAGCCGTTAAAAATATAAATGTTGATCTCTCTAACAAAGTGAATACTATGGGAAGACTTTTAAATGAGGTCTTCGAGCAAAAAGTAGAATCAAAACTTATAGAACCCACTTTTGTTATCGATTATCCTGTTGAGATTTCTCCTTTAGCTAGGCCGCATTTTGATAATAAAGAAATAGTTCAGAGATTTGAATTATTTATTGTTGGGCGAGAGTTGGCAAATGCGTTTAGTGAGTTGATAGATCCAGTAGATCAAAGAGAAAGAATGCAATTACAGCAATCTCTTAGAGATGAAGGAGATCTGGAGGCTCACTGTATAGATGAAGATTTCTTGAATGCTTTAGAGATTGGCATGCCGCCAACTGGAGGATTAGGTATAGGTATTGATAGGTTAATTATGTTAATTACTAATAGTGCATCAATTAGAGATGTAATCCCTTTCCCATTGTTAAAACCAGAAATAACTTCCAAAAAAAGTGAAAAATTACCCTTGAATGAAGTAAAATAA
- the tsaE gene encoding tRNA (adenosine(37)-N6)-threonylcarbamoyltransferase complex ATPase subunit type 1 TsaE, whose amino-acid sequence MFVENLKETLNLGEKLSQKLNPQSIVLLKGPIGAGKTSFVQGIAKGLSISENITSPTFALSHHYSSGKIPLIHLDLYRLENSSAAKEVFFSEEEEAIQRKAILVIEWPELIEAVIDNFWKIEISYAKKDGRHYEIRDPKNLLTFS is encoded by the coding sequence GTGTTTGTTGAGAATTTAAAAGAAACTTTAAATCTAGGAGAAAAACTCTCACAAAAATTAAATCCACAATCAATTGTTTTATTAAAGGGTCCAATTGGAGCAGGAAAAACTTCTTTTGTACAAGGTATTGCAAAAGGTTTATCCATCTCTGAGAATATTACAAGTCCTACTTTTGCTTTATCGCATCACTATAGTTCCGGAAAAATTCCGCTAATTCACCTTGATTTATACAGACTAGAAAATAGTTCTGCAGCAAAAGAAGTTTTTTTTTCAGAAGAAGAAGAGGCAATACAAAGAAAAGCTATTTTAGTTATTGAATGGCCAGAATTAATAGAAGCAGTTATTGATAATTTCTGGAAAATAGAAATTAGTTACGCAAAAAAAGATGGAAGACACTACGAAATAAGAGATCCCAAAAATTTATTAACCTTCTCATAA
- a CDS encoding alpha/beta fold hydrolase — protein MSLNNSETWKWKNWKISWSLSKESTSKKNIKILLVHGFGASKNHWRHNQDFLGKFSNCYAIDLLGFGKSSQPSALLNYEPNKENSIRYSFDLWGNQISTFCTEVIKSPVYLVGNSIGGVISLKAAEILKDNCKGVILIDCAQRTMDDKRLKKSDFLMNLLRPVLKTIVRQRVISNTLFKRAANPKVIKKILEQAYPSGKNIDNELIEILYQPSQRENSKEAFRGFINLFDDYLATDLFDKVNAPIQLIWGEKDPWESLNEAREWKKKFSNIKRLDIINGAGHCPHDEEPEKTNKLINEFIQETK, from the coding sequence GTGTCTTTAAATAATTCTGAAACTTGGAAGTGGAAAAATTGGAAAATTTCTTGGAGTTTATCAAAAGAATCTACTTCTAAAAAAAATATTAAAATTTTATTAGTACATGGATTTGGAGCATCAAAAAACCACTGGAGACATAATCAAGATTTTCTTGGTAAATTTTCTAACTGCTACGCCATTGACTTATTAGGATTTGGGAAAAGTAGTCAACCTAGTGCTTTATTAAATTACGAACCAAATAAAGAAAACTCAATTAGATATTCATTTGACTTATGGGGTAATCAAATATCAACATTTTGTACAGAGGTAATAAAATCCCCTGTTTACTTGGTAGGAAATTCAATTGGTGGTGTTATTTCATTGAAAGCAGCTGAAATACTCAAAGATAATTGCAAAGGTGTTATTTTGATTGATTGTGCACAAAGAACTATGGATGATAAACGTTTAAAAAAAAGTGATTTCTTAATGAATTTACTGAGACCCGTCCTAAAAACGATAGTTAGACAGAGAGTAATTAGTAATACACTTTTTAAAAGAGCTGCTAATCCAAAAGTTATCAAAAAAATTCTTGAACAAGCTTACCCTTCAGGAAAAAATATCGATAATGAGTTGATTGAAATACTTTATCAACCTTCTCAAAGGGAGAACTCTAAAGAAGCATTCCGTGGTTTTATTAACTTATTTGATGACTATCTTGCTACTGACCTTTTCGATAAGGTTAATGCTCCAATACAATTAATTTGGGGAGAAAAAGATCCTTGGGAATCTTTAAATGAAGCAAGAGAGTGGAAAAAAAAATTTAGTAACATAAAAAGATTAGATATAATTAATGGGGCTGGACATTGTCCTCATGATGAAGAACCTGAAAAAACAAATAAGTTAATAAATGAATTTATTCAAGAAACAAAGTAA
- a CDS encoding rod shape-determining protein, producing MIFNRFKFSRDIGIDLGTANTLIHVSGKGVVLQEPSVVAMDLEEGIPLAVGKEAKLMLGRTPGNIRAVRPLRDGVIADFDAAEQMIKTFIQKCNEGKGIVAPRIVIGIPSGVTSVERRAVREAGLAGAREVHLIDEPVAAAIGASLPVTEPIGTMIVDIGGGTTEVAVLSLGGTVLSESVRIAGDEINESIASYLKKVHNLVVGERTAEDIKIKIGSAFPDDEFDKTTLEVRGLHLLSGLPRSVILTSGEIREAMAETLSKIVEAVKRTLERTPPELAADIVDRGIMLAGGGALVRGINDLLSDETAIFTHIAENPLLCVVNGCGEVLDDFKKLKRVVDTPDFIRNAIRD from the coding sequence GTGATTTTTAACAGATTTAAATTTTCTAGAGACATTGGCATAGATTTAGGTACGGCTAATACCCTTATACACGTATCAGGTAAGGGTGTTGTTTTACAAGAGCCTTCAGTAGTAGCTATGGATTTAGAGGAAGGGATTCCTTTAGCTGTTGGTAAAGAAGCAAAGTTAATGCTTGGACGAACACCTGGCAATATAAGGGCAGTTAGACCACTCAGAGATGGTGTTATTGCAGATTTTGATGCTGCAGAGCAAATGATTAAAACATTTATTCAAAAATGTAATGAAGGCAAGGGTATAGTTGCTCCAAGAATAGTTATTGGTATTCCAAGCGGAGTGACTAGTGTCGAGCGAAGAGCAGTAAGAGAAGCTGGATTGGCAGGAGCTAGAGAAGTCCACTTAATAGATGAACCTGTTGCGGCAGCCATAGGTGCATCATTACCAGTAACTGAGCCAATTGGAACTATGATAGTTGATATTGGTGGTGGTACTACTGAGGTTGCTGTATTAAGTTTGGGTGGAACTGTATTAAGTGAATCTGTTCGAATAGCTGGCGATGAAATAAATGAATCAATTGCCTCGTACCTTAAAAAAGTTCATAATTTAGTTGTTGGAGAGAGAACTGCAGAAGATATTAAGATTAAAATTGGTTCTGCATTTCCAGATGATGAATTTGATAAAACAACTTTAGAGGTGAGAGGTCTACATCTTTTATCTGGTCTACCTCGGTCAGTCATTTTGACCTCAGGAGAAATTAGAGAAGCTATGGCTGAAACACTGAGCAAAATAGTTGAAGCTGTAAAAAGAACTTTAGAGCGAACTCCTCCGGAACTTGCTGCAGATATTGTTGATAGAGGGATTATGCTCGCAGGAGGTGGAGCTTTAGTTAGAGGTATTAATGATTTATTGAGTGATGAAACGGCAATTTTTACTCACATAGCAGAAAATCCCCTGCTTTGCGTAGTTAATGGCTGTGGGGAGGTTCTGGATGATTTTAAAAAACTTAAAAGAGTTGTTGATACTCCAGACTTTATAAGAAATGCGATAAGAGATTAG
- a CDS encoding DedA family protein, whose amino-acid sequence MSLTSANFLTSIPDYISLAVEKNSTIAYLTICLAMFLENIVPPIPSEIIMPLGGFFVYQQKLNFYILVFWGLFGTILGSLPWYYLGRLVNEKRLSNFLDKKGKYLGISSNDLIKSKRWFEKYGVSLVFWGRLVPGIRTLISVPAGIELMPLRKFLIWTTFGSLIWVSLLSYAGFLFAENYPIIETYLNQIKFFVKPILILIFLYFLIKLINRFIKKSGA is encoded by the coding sequence TTGAGTTTAACTTCTGCAAATTTTCTTACTTCAATTCCTGACTATATAAGTTTAGCGGTCGAGAAGAATTCAACTATTGCATACCTTACTATATGTTTGGCTATGTTTTTGGAGAATATAGTTCCCCCAATTCCATCTGAAATAATAATGCCTTTGGGAGGGTTTTTCGTATATCAACAAAAATTAAATTTCTATATTTTAGTTTTCTGGGGTTTATTTGGAACAATACTAGGGTCATTGCCTTGGTATTATTTAGGAAGATTAGTAAATGAAAAAAGGCTTTCAAATTTTCTTGATAAAAAAGGGAAATACTTAGGAATTTCTTCTAATGACTTAATTAAAAGTAAAAGGTGGTTTGAGAAATATGGAGTTTCTTTGGTGTTCTGGGGCCGTTTAGTACCAGGTATAAGAACATTGATTTCTGTTCCAGCTGGCATAGAACTTATGCCATTAAGAAAATTTCTAATTTGGACAACATTTGGTAGTTTGATATGGGTATCACTTCTCTCTTATGCAGGCTTTTTATTCGCTGAAAATTATCCAATTATTGAAACTTACTTAAATCAAATCAAATTTTTTGTAAAGCCAATTTTAATTTTAATTTTTTTATATTTTTTGATCAAACTAATTAATAGATTTATAAAAAAAAGTGGCGCTTAG
- a CDS encoding carbohydrate kinase family protein, with translation MKKNKVVCIGEALIDRIRNKSNQGFTDFLGGAPANVACALRKLNVDSIFIGRLGSDEFGKKFISQFNELEVNLDFLQLDKDSSTRVVNVDRDQAGDRFFSGFEAKSHSYFADEALSKKLVENQLPDLEKLFQETKYLVTGTILLSSPMSAETIFFLLEKAKKFQVKIIIDLNWREVFWDYSNFSSEISKTARVNLIKKFLNNAHILKLAKEEANLFFEDENPSLISQLLSNRPDVIITDGKNPVAWYINRFKGITETPISQKIVDTTGAGDAFLAGLISKFISSSYPSNELEIEDCIKFASVCGLLTCLGEGAIEHQPYYEKVNKFLGSLIS, from the coding sequence ATGAAAAAGAATAAGGTCGTATGTATTGGAGAGGCTTTAATAGACAGGATCCGTAATAAGTCAAATCAAGGATTTACGGATTTTTTGGGTGGTGCACCGGCCAATGTTGCTTGTGCATTAAGAAAGTTAAACGTAGATTCAATATTTATTGGAAGATTAGGAAGTGATGAATTTGGGAAAAAATTTATTTCGCAATTTAATGAATTGGAGGTTAACTTAGATTTTTTGCAGTTAGATAAGGATTCCTCTACTCGCGTCGTTAATGTTGATCGAGATCAAGCTGGAGATCGTTTTTTTTCAGGTTTTGAAGCAAAATCTCATTCATATTTTGCTGACGAAGCTCTTAGCAAGAAATTAGTCGAAAATCAACTTCCAGATTTGGAGAAATTGTTTCAAGAAACAAAATATTTGGTTACTGGAACGATATTACTATCATCTCCAATGTCTGCAGAGACTATTTTTTTTCTTTTGGAAAAGGCTAAAAAATTTCAAGTCAAAATAATTATTGATTTAAATTGGAGAGAGGTCTTTTGGGATTATTCAAATTTTTCATCAGAAATTAGTAAAACAGCAAGAGTCAATTTAATTAAAAAATTTTTAAATAATGCTCATATTTTAAAACTTGCTAAGGAAGAAGCTAATTTGTTTTTTGAGGATGAGAATCCTTCGCTAATATCTCAACTATTGTCTAATAGACCAGATGTGATAATAACTGATGGAAAAAATCCCGTTGCATGGTATATAAATAGATTCAAGGGAATTACCGAAACTCCTATTTCACAAAAAATTGTTGATACAACTGGAGCAGGTGATGCTTTTCTAGCTGGCTTAATTTCAAAATTTATTTCTTCTAGTTATCCTTCAAATGAACTAGAGATAGAAGATTGCATTAAGTTTGCAAGTGTTTGTGGATTATTAACTTGTCTTGGTGAAGGGGCCATCGAGCATCAACCATATTATGAGAAGGTTAATAAATTTTTGGGATCTCTTATTTCGTAG
- the rpaB gene encoding response regulator transcription factor RpaB — MSKARILVVDDEPAVLKVLVTRLQLAGYQVYSATNGEEALESFHRDSPDLIVLDVMLPKMDGFAVCRRIRAESVVPIIFLTALEAISERVAGLDLGADDYLSKPFSPKELEARIATILRRMGPTVTVTETKEVPSGKGVMKFGSLVVDTNRRQVSRAGERISLTYTEFSLLELLFDEPGKVVPRAEILEQLWGYPPRRAADLRVVDVYVARLRGKLEPDPRNPELILTVRGIGYASQRVGETATSLAS; from the coding sequence ATGTCAAAAGCAAGAATTTTAGTTGTTGATGATGAACCAGCAGTTTTGAAGGTATTAGTTACAAGGCTTCAATTAGCTGGATATCAAGTTTATTCAGCTACTAATGGTGAAGAAGCTCTTGAATCTTTCCATAGGGATTCCCCAGACTTAATAGTTCTTGATGTTATGCTTCCAAAAATGGATGGATTTGCTGTTTGTAGAAGAATTAGAGCTGAATCAGTAGTACCAATAATATTCTTAACTGCTTTAGAGGCTATTTCAGAGAGAGTTGCAGGTTTGGATTTAGGTGCTGATGATTACCTATCTAAACCATTTAGCCCAAAAGAGTTAGAGGCTAGAATAGCTACTATTTTGAGAAGAATGGGTCCAACTGTAACTGTTACTGAAACTAAAGAAGTTCCTTCAGGCAAAGGAGTTATGAAATTTGGAAGTTTAGTTGTTGATACTAATCGCAGACAAGTTTCTAGAGCTGGAGAGAGAATTAGTCTTACTTATACTGAATTTAGTCTCTTGGAGTTGTTGTTTGACGAGCCTGGTAAGGTTGTTCCGCGAGCAGAAATTTTAGAACAGCTATGGGGTTATCCTCCTCGTAGAGCTGCAGATTTAAGAGTTGTCGATGTATATGTTGCGAGATTAAGAGGTAAATTGGAACCAGATCCAAGAAATCCAGAATTAATATTAACTGTTAGAGGAATTGGCTACGCATCTCAGAGAGTTGGCGAAACAGCAACATCTTTGGCAAGTTAA
- the mreC gene encoding rod shape-determining protein MreC: protein MLVFRRISFSRWWHKKKSWIFLGIFLFLVFVRISKGSLYKDFYYFISKPFWPGQFQKEVIFKSIDQEFLIKLNLLKNDNIRLRKILSLQQSSNNDNISAAVISRKTGSWWRQIILNKGSKDGVEIGSTVTGPGGLLGIVQNTSLFTSSVALLTSPESKLGVWVDRSQINGLLVGSGDDHPSLIMYSKDADIKVGDFVSSSPASSLLPPNIPIGIVQSIDDKLQSKKTAKILLLAKPHAIDWVQILKVNI, encoded by the coding sequence ATGTTAGTTTTCCGACGAATTTCTTTTAGTCGTTGGTGGCATAAAAAGAAAAGTTGGATATTCCTTGGAATTTTTTTATTTTTAGTCTTTGTAAGGATTTCAAAAGGATCTTTATATAAAGATTTTTATTACTTTATTTCAAAGCCTTTTTGGCCAGGTCAATTTCAAAAAGAAGTTATTTTTAAGAGCATAGATCAAGAATTTTTAATCAAATTAAATCTTCTTAAAAATGATAATATAAGGTTGAGGAAAATTTTATCTCTTCAACAATCATCCAATAATGATAATATTTCAGCAGCTGTTATTTCGAGAAAAACAGGAAGTTGGTGGAGACAAATAATTTTAAACAAAGGTTCAAAAGATGGAGTTGAAATTGGTAGTACTGTTACTGGCCCAGGTGGATTATTAGGAATAGTACAAAATACTTCTCTATTTACTTCATCGGTAGCATTGTTAACTTCTCCAGAAAGTAAATTGGGCGTCTGGGTTGATAGAAGTCAAATTAATGGACTACTTGTTGGTTCAGGAGATGATCATCCTAGCCTAATAATGTATTCAAAAGATGCTGATATAAAAGTCGGAGATTTTGTATCATCTTCTCCTGCGAGTTCTTTATTACCTCCAAATATACCCATTGGAATTGTCCAATCTATAGATGATAAATTGCAGTCAAAAAAAACGGCAAAAATTTTACTTTTGGCAAAACCTCATGCAATTGATTGGGTGCAAATTTTGAAAGTAAACATTTAA